The Dietzia sp. ANT_WB102 region GAGGACCAGATGGGTCTGCAGACCTCCCTGGACACTGCGTTCGGCTGGCACATGTTCGCCCACTCGGCCAACGCCGAGCCCGACGACACCGATTCGTTCTCCGCCTCGCTGGGCGGAATGGACGCGCGTTCGATGCGCGACTCGGCCAACAAGGGTTCGACAGCCGACAAGGGTTCCACCGGGAAGACGGAGGGCTGAAACCGTGGATCTGGATCTGGACACCTCGACGCAGGAGTTCCGCCTCGAGGTGCGCGAGTGGCTCGAGGCCAATGTGCCCGCCGAGCCCCTGCCACACATGGACACCCGCGAGGGCTTCGAGGCCCACCGCGAGTGGGAGCGGAAGATGGCCGACGCGCGCATGTCGGTCGTCTCATGGCCGGAGGAGTTCGGCGGCCGCGACTGCGGGCTGGTCAACTGGGTGGTCTTCGAGGAGGAGTACTTCCGCGCCGGCGCCCCACTTCGGGTGAGCCAGAACGGCATCTTCCTGCTGGCGCCGACCCTGTTCGACCACGCCTCCCCCGAGCAGCTCGCGCACATCATGCCGCGCATGGCCCGGGCCGACGACATCTGGGCACAGGCCTGGTCCGAGCCGGAAGCCGGCTCCGACCTCGCCTCCCTGCGGTCGACGGCGAAGAAGGTCGACGGCGGCTGGGTGCTCAACGGCCAGAAGGTGTGGTCCACCCGCGCCTCGTTCGCAGACAAGGGCTTCGGCCTGTTCCGCACCAACCCGGACGAGCCCCGCCATAAGGGCCTGACCTACTTCATGTTCGACCTGCGGGCTGAGGGCGTCACCGTCCGCCCGATCGACCAACTCGACGGGCTGCCCGGTTTCGCGGAGCTGTTCCTCGAGGACGTCTTCGTCCCCGACGACCCCGCGAACCCGGCCGAGTCCGGCGTGATCGGCGAGGTCAACCAGGGCTGGAAGGTGGCCATGGCCACCGCCAACAACGAGCGCGGCCTCTCACTGCGCTCGCCGGGCCGCTTCCTCGCCACCACGGACCGCCTGCTCGAACTGTGGGGCACCGCCGAGGCCGACCTCGACGACCGGAACCGCGGAGTCCTCGCGGATCGCGTGGTGGACGCCTGGATCGGCTCCCGCGCCTACGAGCTGAGCACCTGGAACACGGTCACCAAGCTCACGGGCGGTGCCAACCTCGGCTTCGAGTCCTCGATCAACAAGGTCTTCTGGTCGGATTGGGACATCGCCACTCACGAGACCGCCCTGGACGTCCTCGACACCGCCGGCGAACTCGCCGGGGAGCAGTGGATGGACGGGTACCTGTTCGCCCTCGCCGGGCCCATCTACGCGGGCACCAACGAGGTCCAGAAGAACATCATCGCCGAGCGCCTCCTCGGCCTGCCGCGCGGATGACGGGAAAGACATCATGAAATTCGCACTCGATCCGGAGATCGTCGACTTCGCCGACAGCATCGACTCGCTGCTGGCCAAGTCCGACCTGCCCTCCGTCATCCGCGCCTGGTCCGACGGCGACACCGGACCCGGCACCGCTGTGTGGGGACGCGTCGCCGAAACCGGCGCCGCCGCCCTGCTCGTGCCCGAGGAGTCCGGTGGCGCCGGCGCCACCGCCGTCGAAGCCATCACCGCACTCGAGGTCCTGGGCCGCCACGCCGTGCCGGGCCCCGTGGTGGAGTCCGTCATGGTCGCCCCGCGCATCGCCGCGGCGCTCGGCGACGAGGGCGTCGCGGGTGAGATCGCCGCGGGCACCCCGGCCTCCGTCGCCGCGCCCGGGGTCTCCCCCTTCGCGCCCGACGCTCACGTCGCCGAATACCTGTGGGTCGTCGACGACGACAAGGTGTTCACCGGCGAGGCCGGCGAGTCCCGCCGCTCGGTCGACCGCGCCCGCACCGTCACGACCCCGACCCGCGGCGACCAGGTGGCCACGGTGAGCACCGTCGACCTCGTCAACCACGGCGCCCTCGGGACGGCAGCGCAGCTCCTCGGTCTCGGTCAGGCAATGCTCGACATGACCGTCGACTACGCCAAACAGCGCAAGCAGTACGGCAAGTTCATCGGCGAGTACCAGGCGCTCAAGCACCAGCTCGCCGAGGTGGCGATCGCGCTCGAAATGGCCCGACCGCTGCTGTGGGCCGGTGCCCTCGCGATCGCCGAGAACCCCGACGAGCCCGCCGCAGCCATCCGCGACGTCTCCGCCGCCCGGGTGGCGGTGGCCGACGCCGCCTACCTCTCGGCCCGCACGGCCCTGCAGATCCACGGCGCCATCGGCTACACGCTCGAACACGACCTGGGCCTGTGGCTGACCAAGACCCGTGCCCTGCAGACGGCGTGGGGCACGCAGAGCTACCACCGCGGGCGGGTGCTGGACTCGCTGCGCGGCGGCGTCGCGGAGACCGCCCGATGAGCGCCCCCGCCACGCCCGCGCCCGCCACCCCCGGCGTCGACACCGACGAACAGGCGGCGCTGCGGCAATCCGTGGCCGCACTTCTGGAGAAGAAGTCAGACTCCGCCGCAGTGCGCGCCGCGATGGCCTCAGAGGACGGATACGACCCCGCACTGTGGTCGACGCTGGTCGAGCAGATCGGGGCCGCCGCCCTGTCGATCCCCGAGGACCACGACGGTGCCGGGGCGACCTGGGTCGAGACCCATCTCGTGTGCGAGGAGCTGGGCCGCCGGCTGACGCCCTCGCCCATGCTCGGGTCTGCGGTCCTCGCCGCCCAGGCGGTGCTGGCCTCGGGCGACGCCGCCGCGTCCGCACGCCTGCTGCCCGGCATCGCCGCCGGTGAGCTGGCCGCGCTCTGCTGGGCCGGGCTCGACGGCTGGGCCACCCCGGGCGTCCGCGCCGACAGCGGGTCCGACGGCGCAACTCTGGACGGCACCGCCCACCACGTGCTGGGCGCAGACACCGCCACCACGCTGCTCGTCGTAGCGGTCACCGGCGACGAGGTGGGCCTGTTCGAGCTGCCCGCCGACGCCGCCGGGGTCACGGTGACCCGCGTACCGGTCATGGACCCCACCCGCACGCTGGCGCGGGTGGAATTCGCCGGCGCCGCGGCCACTGCGATCGCCACCCGCCCGAGCTTCCTGTCCCGCCTCCGCGCCGCAGCATGGGCAGCCCTCACGGCCGAGCAGGTCGGTGCCGCCCGCGCCGTGCTTGACGCCACCGTGCAGTACACC contains the following coding sequences:
- a CDS encoding acyl-CoA dehydrogenase — encoded protein: MKFALDPEIVDFADSIDSLLAKSDLPSVIRAWSDGDTGPGTAVWGRVAETGAAALLVPEESGGAGATAVEAITALEVLGRHAVPGPVVESVMVAPRIAAALGDEGVAGEIAAGTPASVAAPGVSPFAPDAHVAEYLWVVDDDKVFTGEAGESRRSVDRARTVTTPTRGDQVATVSTVDLVNHGALGTAAQLLGLGQAMLDMTVDYAKQRKQYGKFIGEYQALKHQLAEVAIALEMARPLLWAGALAIAENPDEPAAAIRDVSAARVAVADAAYLSARTALQIHGAIGYTLEHDLGLWLTKTRALQTAWGTQSYHRGRVLDSLRGGVAETAR
- a CDS encoding acyl-CoA dehydrogenase family protein; its protein translation is MDLDLDTSTQEFRLEVREWLEANVPAEPLPHMDTREGFEAHREWERKMADARMSVVSWPEEFGGRDCGLVNWVVFEEEYFRAGAPLRVSQNGIFLLAPTLFDHASPEQLAHIMPRMARADDIWAQAWSEPEAGSDLASLRSTAKKVDGGWVLNGQKVWSTRASFADKGFGLFRTNPDEPRHKGLTYFMFDLRAEGVTVRPIDQLDGLPGFAELFLEDVFVPDDPANPAESGVIGEVNQGWKVAMATANNERGLSLRSPGRFLATTDRLLELWGTAEADLDDRNRGVLADRVVDAWIGSRAYELSTWNTVTKLTGGANLGFESSINKVFWSDWDIATHETALDVLDTAGELAGEQWMDGYLFALAGPIYAGTNEVQKNIIAERLLGLPRG
- a CDS encoding acyl-CoA dehydrogenase family protein translates to MSAPATPAPATPGVDTDEQAALRQSVAALLEKKSDSAAVRAAMASEDGYDPALWSTLVEQIGAAALSIPEDHDGAGATWVETHLVCEELGRRLTPSPMLGSAVLAAQAVLASGDAAASARLLPGIAAGELAALCWAGLDGWATPGVRADSGSDGATLDGTAHHVLGADTATTLLVVAVTGDEVGLFELPADAAGVTVTRVPVMDPTRTLARVEFAGAAATAIATRPSFLSRLRAAAWAALTAEQVGAARAVLDATVQYTQERKQFGRAIGSFQALKHRMADMYVKVETARSLSYSAAAMVAEAQALGDGTAADEAAYAAEIEAAAAKVYCSEALQWIAGESIQLHGGVGITWEYDSHLYFKRAHGTAQLLGQPHEILGALEAAAGL